The proteins below come from a single Nitrospirota bacterium genomic window:
- a CDS encoding metal ABC transporter permease codes for MEVAQFLFWPSVACLVITGIHAYLGLHVVERGVIFVDLSLAQVAALGATIALLCGFELHGQAAYLFSLGFTLLGAALFALTRARNGRIPQEAIIGIVYAMGAATAILIMDRLPEGAEHIKHLLVGNLLAVTPTEVIKLAALYSVIGVLHWLWRKPFLAISTESDGEVRRRYNVRMWDFLFYATFGVMVTSSVAIAGVLLVFSYLIVPSVAAILFSESIGHRLAIGWAMGTVVSLLGMWGSYRFDTPTGATVVCTFGAALVVLAVIRQLTARKGNMAHPSHGS; via the coding sequence ATGGAAGTTGCGCAATTCCTGTTCTGGCCGTCGGTCGCGTGCCTCGTCATCACCGGGATCCACGCCTATTTGGGACTCCACGTGGTGGAGCGAGGCGTCATTTTCGTGGATCTTTCCCTGGCGCAAGTGGCTGCCCTGGGCGCGACCATCGCCTTGCTGTGCGGCTTCGAGCTGCACGGCCAGGCCGCCTACCTCTTCTCGCTGGGATTCACCCTGTTGGGAGCGGCGCTCTTTGCCCTGACGAGGGCAAGGAACGGGCGAATTCCCCAGGAAGCGATCATCGGGATCGTGTATGCCATGGGCGCCGCGACTGCGATCTTGATCATGGACAGGCTTCCGGAGGGCGCGGAACACATCAAACACCTGTTGGTGGGGAATCTCCTGGCCGTGACCCCCACCGAAGTAATCAAGCTCGCCGCACTCTACTCCGTGATCGGGGTGTTGCATTGGCTGTGGCGAAAACCATTCCTGGCCATTTCCACGGAGTCGGATGGTGAGGTGAGGCGCAGGTACAATGTGCGAATGTGGGATTTCCTGTTCTACGCGACATTCGGCGTGATGGTAACGTCCTCCGTGGCCATCGCGGGGGTCCTTTTGGTGTTCTCATACTTGATCGTTCCATCGGTCGCGGCAATTCTCTTTTCGGAATCGATCGGGCACCGCTTGGCCATTGGATGGGCGATGGGAACCGTCGTGAGCCTGCTGGGGATGTGGGGGTCCTACCGGTTCGACACCCCCACCGGGGCCACGGTGGTGTGCACGTTCGGAGCCGCGCTCGTTGTGTTGGCTGTGATCCGGCAGTTGACCGCACGCAAGGGCAACATGGCACACCCCTCGCACGGGAGCTGA
- a CDS encoding zinc ABC transporter substrate-binding protein, translated as MTIRTMFLSVALLSAIPSLALAKVQVVTTTEDLSALAREVGGDWVDATPIARGYQDPHFVEAKPSYLLKLKRADLYIQVGLELEVGWATSLLTNARNPRILPGNMGFMDASEGCNITQRPEGRVDRSLGDVHPLGNPHYWLDPGNGRIIARSIAQRLAALDRDHAKDYVANFARFEVKLAGKEKEWDTLLAPYKGVKVVTYHNSWPNFAGRFGLNVVNYIEPKPGIPPSPAHIHDLIEQVRSEAIPLVLVEPYFDPKLPEKVAREGGATFVVFPPSVGGTEEIKTYFDLFDAQVRRLREALENRG; from the coding sequence ATGACTATTCGAACAATGTTTCTGTCCGTCGCGCTCTTGTCCGCAATTCCTTCACTCGCTCTCGCCAAGGTCCAGGTGGTGACCACTACCGAAGACCTCTCCGCGTTGGCCCGCGAAGTCGGTGGCGATTGGGTGGATGCCACCCCCATCGCGCGAGGCTACCAGGATCCCCATTTTGTGGAGGCCAAGCCCAGCTACCTGCTGAAACTCAAGAGGGCCGATCTGTACATCCAGGTGGGACTCGAACTCGAAGTGGGGTGGGCCACGTCCCTGCTCACCAACGCGAGGAATCCGAGAATCCTCCCTGGCAACATGGGTTTCATGGATGCCTCCGAAGGCTGCAACATCACGCAAAGGCCGGAGGGACGCGTCGATCGCTCGCTCGGCGACGTGCATCCGCTCGGCAATCCCCACTACTGGCTTGATCCCGGCAATGGCCGGATCATCGCGAGGAGTATCGCTCAGAGGCTTGCCGCGTTGGATCGTGATCATGCGAAGGACTACGTGGCCAACTTCGCGCGATTTGAGGTGAAACTTGCAGGCAAAGAGAAGGAGTGGGACACCCTTCTGGCTCCCTACAAAGGAGTCAAGGTCGTCACCTATCATAACTCCTGGCCGAACTTTGCCGGGCGTTTCGGTCTCAACGTGGTGAACTACATCGAGCCCAAGCCGGGGATTCCACCTTCGCCGGCGCATATTCATGACCTGATCGAGCAGGTGCGATCGGAGGCGATCCCCTTGGTGCTGGTGGAACCTTACTTCGATCCGAAACTTCCCGAGAAAGTCGCGCGTGAAGGAGGCGCAACTTTCGTGGTGTTTCCTCCGTCGGTTGGAGGAACGGAAGAAATCAAGACCTATTTCGATCTCTTCGACGCGCAGGTCCGGCGCCTAAGAGAAGCCTTGGAGAATCGGGGGTGA
- a CDS encoding metallopeptidase family protein — translation MTPSRFRELVEKALGELPEQFQTHVRNVQVTVKAAPGAEADGQPDADTLLGLYVGDPLTQQSATEPPLFPARIFIYRDSILQESGEDERLIVEEIRITVLHEIGHHLGLDDEEMAILEEE, via the coding sequence ATGACCCCATCGCGCTTTCGAGAGTTGGTGGAAAAGGCTCTGGGGGAGCTACCCGAACAATTCCAGACTCACGTGAGGAATGTCCAAGTCACGGTCAAGGCCGCCCCGGGCGCCGAAGCCGATGGGCAGCCGGACGCGGACACCCTGTTGGGCCTCTACGTGGGAGATCCGCTCACGCAGCAGAGCGCGACCGAACCGCCGCTCTTCCCGGCCCGAATCTTCATCTACCGGGACAGCATCCTTCAGGAGAGCGGCGAGGATGAGCGGCTTATCGTGGAGGAAATCCGAATCACTGTGCTGCACGAGATCGGACACCACTTGGGGTTGGATGATGAGGAGATGGCGATTCTGGAGGAGGAGTGA